The Falco naumanni isolate bFalNau1 chromosome 1, bFalNau1.pat, whole genome shotgun sequence genome window below encodes:
- the NDUFC1 gene encoding NADH dehydrogenase [ubiquinone] 1 subunit C1, mitochondrial: MAVALRAAERLRLAAGPPRLAFTRSAFVAKRRNYDQPNWFGVGLAFSTSAALWAFLFKQHNEDVMEYERRKAERQHECTGCS; encoded by the exons ATGGCGGTGGCGCTACGGGCAGCGGAGCGGTTGCGGttggcggcggggccgccgaGGCTCG CTTTTACTCGTTCTGCGTTTGTCGCAAAAAGACGTAATTATGACCAACCAAACTGGTTTGGAGTTGGCTTGGCTTTTAGCACCAGTGCTGCCTTGTGGGCTTTT CTTTTCAAGCAGCATAATGAAGATGTAATGGAAtatgagagaagaaaagcagagagacaACACGAGTGTACAGGATGTTCATA G